One window from the genome of Clarias gariepinus isolate MV-2021 ecotype Netherlands chromosome 15, CGAR_prim_01v2, whole genome shotgun sequence encodes:
- the ctns gene encoding cystinosin — MQTGAVALLFLSLRVLTVYCDGTVSLSAPNVLDLEEKVSKNITITASLPLNVTTYIFFNITFNSTNISSIINLPDEVVLPAGNVSTSFEVQAKSVGQVTAYLYSNNTEVQSLSTRIRFLIIRSRILEIINQIIGWIYFLAWSISFYPQAFENWRRKSVVGLNFDFLALNLTGFIAYSVFNVGLFWIPYIKEEFLKENPNGVNPVDANDVFFSLHAVVLTLIYICQCAMYERGGQKVSKVAIFLLVVAWTFAFVTLFVAVAQKISWLTYLYYFSYIKLGVTLIKYIPQAYMNYQRQSTQGWSIGNVLLDLTGGSFSLLQMFLESYNNNQWKLIFGDPTKFGLGVFSIFFDIIFMIQHYCLYRGKGPEYQVLNGEN; from the exons ATGCAGACAGGAGCAGTAGCACTGCTGTTTCTGTCTCTCCGGGTGCTCACGGTGTACTGTG ATGGCACAGTGTCGCTGAGTGCTCCAAATGTTCTTGACTTGGAGGAGAAAGTTTCTAAAAATATCACCATTACAGCAAG tttgcctCTGAATGTTAccacatacatttttttcaacattacATTCAACTCAACTAACATCTCTTCTATAATTAATCTTCCAGACGAG GTTGTTTTACCAGCTGGAAATGTTTCAACCAGTTTTGAAGTGCAAGCAAAAAGCGTTGGACAGGTCACTGCGTATCTGTACAGCAACAACACTGAAGTCCAAAG CCTAAGTACTCGAATCAGATTTTTGATCATCAGAAGCAGGATTCTTGAAATCATCAACCAAATCATTGGATGGATTTACTTTCTGGCTTGGTCTATTTCTTTCTATCCTCAGGCGTTTGAAAATTGGAGACGAAAGAG tgTGGTGGGCCTGAACTTTGATTTTCTCGCACTCAACCTCACTGGTTTCATTGCATATAGTGTATTTAATGTCGGCCTCTTTTGGATACCTTACATAAAG gAAGAGTTTTTGAAGGAAAATCCAAATGGAGTCAATCCAGTAGATGCCAATGATGTGTTTTTCAGTCTGCATGCAGTGGTCCTTACTCTGATCTACATTTGCCAGTGTGCAATGTATGAG AGAGGAGGCCAAAAGGTATCCAAGGTGGCCATTTTTTTACTGGTGGTCGCTTGGACGTTTGCTTTCGTCAcactttttgttgctgttgctCAGAAGATCTCATGGCTGACTTACCTGTACTACTTCTCCTACATTAAGCTGGGTGTAACGCTGATTAAGTATATTCCACAG GCTTACATGAACTATCAGCGACAAAGCACACAAGGGTGGAGCATTGGCAATGTGCTACTGGATTTAACAGGAGGCAGTTTCAGTCTGCTTCAGATGTTTCTGGAATCCTATAACAACA atcAGTGGAAGCTCATATTTGGAGACCCAACAAAATTCGGATTGGGTGTCTTCTCAATATTTTTCgacattatttttatgattCAGCACTACTGCCTTTATCGTGGTAAAGGTCCTGAATATCAGGTACTGAATGGTGAGAATTAG
- the ccl25b gene encoding C-C motif chemokine 25b — protein MKICVLCLILLLECMYSCLAQGTYESCCLSYNKEPKQKMKNKAVSYRIQETDGGCNLRAVVIQYKKAQMRLCADPKQKWVQTLMETIKKKQGLKKKN, from the exons ATGAAGATTTGTGTCCTTTGTTTAATTCTGCTTCTGGAGTGCATGTACTCATGTTTGGCACAAG gtactTATGAAAGTTGTTGCCTTAGTTATAATAAAGAGCCCaagcaaaaaatgaaaaacaaagctGTGAGCTATAGAATCCAGGAGACTGATGGAGGATGCAACCTCCGTGCTGTTGT taTCCAATACAAAAAGGCGCAAATGAGGTTATGTGCCGACCCCAAGCAGAAATGGGTGCAAACACTGATGGAAACCATAAAGAAGAAGCAaggtttgaaaaaaaagaattaa